The Trichosurus vulpecula isolate mTriVul1 chromosome 3, mTriVul1.pri, whole genome shotgun sequence genome includes a window with the following:
- the LOC118843598 gene encoding olfactory receptor 1-like gives MKRENTTIISEFLLLGLSEQPDHQLILFGLFLAMYLVTMLGNLLIILAIASNTYLHSPMYFFLANLSFIDTCFTSTTMPKMLMNIWTQHQSISHAGCLTQMYFFMTFALLDDFLLAAMAYDRYVAICLPLHYTTVMSPACCVLLVTVSWLCSHLIALSLTLFMAQFSFCGSRVIPHFFCDLLPLLKLSCSDTNIFQVVMFIDAALAGLVPFTCILFSYIHIISTIFRVPSTDGKHKVFSTCGSHLSVVILFYGTVILVYLRPSSSYSAETGTIASLMYTVVTPMLNPFIYSLRNRDIKGALRRLLSKVMISSW, from the coding sequence ATGAAAAGGGAAAACACAACCATCATCTCTGAATTCCTCCTCCTGGGACTCTCTGAGCAGCCAGATCATCAGCTGATACTCTTTGGGCTGTTCCTGGCCATGTATCTAGTCACCATGTTGGGGAACCTGCTCATCATACTGGCCATTGCCTCCAACACTTACCTCCACTCTCCTATGTATTTCTTCCTGGCCAATCTCTCTTTCATTGATACCTGTTTTACCTCCACCACAATGCCCAAGATGCTAATGAACATCTGGACCCAGCATCAGAGCATCTCCCATGCTGGGTGCCTCACTCAGATGTATTTCTTCATGACCTTTGCTCTTCTGGATGATTTCCTCCTTGCTGCCATGGCTTATGACCGCTATGTGGCCATTTGCCTCCCTCTCCACTACACCACAGTCATGAGCCCTGCATGCTGTGTCCTGCTGGTGACTgtgtcctggctctgctcccaccTCATtgccctctctctcactctcttcatgGCTCAGTTCTCCTTTTGTGGATCCCGTGTGATCCCCCACTTCTTCTGTGACCTCCTACCCCTTCTCAAGCTTTCCTGTTCAGACACTAACATCTTTCAGGTAGTGATGTTCATTGATGCTGCCCTAGCTGGTTTGGTCCCATTCACTTGCATTTTGTTCTCCTATATCCACATTATCTCCACAATCTTCAGGGTCCCTTCTACTGATGGGAAGCACAAAGTCTTCTCCACCTGTGGCTCCCATCTCTCAGTGGTCATTCTCTTCTATGGGACTGTCATTCTGGTGTACTTACGGCCCTCATCTTCTTACTCAGCAGAGACAGGAACCATTGCATCTCTGATGTATACGGTGGTAACTCCAATGTTAAATCCTTTCATCTACAGCCTGAGGAACAGGGACATAAAGGGGGCTCTAAGGAGGCTGCTCAGCAAAGTAATGATTTCCTCTTGGTAA